Proteins from a genomic interval of Mesobacillus sp. S13:
- the tpiA gene encoding triose-phosphate isomerase: MRKPIIAGNWKMHKTLPEAKDFIEKVSGLVPSNDKVESVVCAPALFLGQLVELTQNSDVEIGAQNMHFEESGAFTGEVSPKALQDIGAKYVIIGHSERREMFNETDDTVNKKTLSAFKYNLTPIVCCGETLEQRENGETNEFVGGQIKAALNGLTDEQVKQTVIAYEPIWAIGTGKSSTAEDANETCAHIRKVVADQFSPEVAEAVRIQYGGSVKPANIKEYMSQSDIDGALVGGASLETDSFLQLLEAGKNE; the protein is encoded by the coding sequence ATGCGTAAACCGATCATTGCAGGAAACTGGAAAATGCATAAAACGCTGCCTGAAGCCAAAGATTTCATCGAAAAAGTAAGTGGACTTGTTCCGTCAAATGACAAGGTTGAATCAGTAGTCTGTGCTCCGGCATTGTTCCTTGGACAGCTTGTCGAGCTTACACAGAATTCAGACGTTGAAATCGGTGCACAAAACATGCACTTTGAAGAAAGCGGTGCTTTTACAGGCGAAGTCAGCCCTAAAGCATTGCAGGACATTGGCGCGAAATATGTGATCATCGGTCACTCTGAACGCCGTGAAATGTTCAACGAAACAGATGATACTGTCAACAAGAAGACATTATCAGCATTTAAATACAATCTGACTCCGATCGTTTGCTGTGGCGAAACGCTTGAACAGCGCGAAAATGGCGAAACAAACGAATTTGTTGGCGGACAGATCAAGGCAGCTCTTAATGGATTGACAGATGAGCAAGTGAAACAAACGGTCATCGCTTATGAGCCAATCTGGGCGATTGGAACAGGTAAATCTTCTACAGCAGAAGATGCGAATGAAACTTGCGCGCACATCCGTAAAGTGGTTGCAGATCAATTTTCACCAGAAGTGGCTGAAGCAGTCCGTATCCAATACGGCGGCAGCGTAAAGCCAGCTAACATCAAGGAATACATGTCACAATCTGACATCGACGGCGCATTAGTCGGCGGAGCAAGCCTTGAGACAGATTCCTTCTTGCAGCTATTGGAGGCAGGTAAGAATGAGTAA
- the gpmI gene encoding 2,3-bisphosphoglycerate-independent phosphoglycerate mutase, which translates to MSKQSPTALIILDGFACRPEAKGNAVAQAKKPNFDRYWKSFPHAQLIASGEAVGLPEGQMGNSEVGHLNIGAGRVVYQSLTRVNISIREGEFEKNETFLAAIKHAKEKGTALHLMGLLSDGGVHSHIEHMFALLKLAASEGLKKVYVHGFLDGRDVGPKTAPGYIEQTLEKMNEIGVGEFATISGRYYSMDRDKRWERVEKSYRSMVYGDGPTYSNPMELIEDNYNNGIFDEFVVPSVLVRKDGSPVATIQNDDAVIFYNFRPDRAIQISNTFTNKDFRSFDRGEGHPEKLHFVCLTHFSETVDGYVAFEPSNLDNTVGEVISQAGMTQLRIAETEKYPHVTFFMSGGREQEFPGEKRILINSPKVATYDLKPEMSAYEVTDALIKEIEADNFDAILLNFANPDMVGHSGMLEPTIQAIETVDECLGRIVDLIVSKGGTAIITADHGNADEVVTLEGNPMTAHTTNPVPVIVTKEGVELREDGILGDLAPTMLELLGLDQPAEMTGKTLIKK; encoded by the coding sequence ATGAGTAAACAGTCACCAACAGCTTTAATCATTCTGGACGGTTTTGCATGCCGTCCAGAAGCAAAAGGTAACGCCGTTGCACAGGCGAAAAAGCCGAATTTTGACCGCTATTGGAAAAGTTTCCCGCATGCGCAATTGATTGCAAGCGGTGAAGCGGTTGGCCTTCCAGAGGGTCAGATGGGCAACTCAGAGGTTGGACACCTGAACATCGGTGCAGGCCGTGTAGTTTACCAGAGTCTTACACGCGTGAATATTTCGATTCGTGAAGGCGAATTTGAAAAAAATGAAACCTTCCTTGCAGCAATCAAGCATGCAAAGGAAAAAGGCACTGCCCTTCATCTGATGGGCTTGCTGTCTGATGGTGGCGTTCACAGCCATATTGAGCATATGTTTGCTCTGTTGAAGCTGGCTGCCAGCGAGGGTCTGAAAAAGGTATACGTACACGGATTCCTAGACGGACGCGATGTTGGGCCAAAAACAGCACCAGGTTACATTGAACAGACATTAGAAAAAATGAATGAGATCGGTGTCGGTGAATTTGCGACGATTTCTGGGCGATACTATTCAATGGACCGCGATAAGCGCTGGGAGCGTGTGGAGAAATCCTACCGTTCAATGGTGTATGGCGACGGACCTACGTATTCAAACCCTATGGAATTGATTGAAGATAACTATAACAATGGAATCTTTGACGAATTCGTTGTCCCGTCGGTTCTTGTACGCAAGGATGGTTCACCGGTTGCGACGATCCAGAACGATGATGCTGTGATTTTCTACAACTTCCGTCCTGACCGAGCAATCCAGATTTCAAACACTTTTACAAATAAAGACTTCCGTTCATTCGACCGAGGCGAAGGTCATCCTGAAAAACTTCACTTCGTGTGCTTGACACACTTCAGTGAAACAGTTGACGGTTACGTGGCATTCGAACCATCAAACCTCGATAATACTGTAGGTGAAGTGATTTCACAGGCTGGCATGACTCAGCTTCGTATTGCTGAAACGGAAAAATATCCGCACGTGACATTTTTCATGAGCGGAGGCCGCGAGCAGGAATTCCCTGGTGAAAAGCGGATCCTGATTAACTCGCCAAAGGTTGCGACGTATGACCTGAAGCCAGAGATGAGCGCTTATGAAGTGACGGATGCATTGATCAAGGAAATCGAAGCCGATAACTTCGACGCGATTCTCTTGAACTTTGCGAATCCTGATATGGTTGGACACTCAGGTATGCTTGAGCCAACAATCCAGGCAATTGAAACAGTTGACGAATGTCTTGGACGGATCGTTGACCTGATTGTTTCAAAAGGTGGAACGGCCATCATCACGGCTGACCATGGAAATGCCGATGAAGTTGTTACCCTTGAAGGCAACCCGATGACCGCTCACACGACAAACCCGGTGCCTGTCATTGTAACGAAAGAGGGCGTGGAGCTTCGTGAAGACGGAATCCTCGGCGACCTTGCACCAACAATGCTTGAATTGCTGGGACTGGACCAGCCGGCAGAAATGACAGGGAAAACATTAATCAAAAAATAA
- the secG gene encoding preprotein translocase subunit SecG — MHTLLVVLLVIVSIGLIGVVLLQSGKSAGLSGAISGGAEQLFGKQKARGLDLVLHRVTIVLSVLFFVLTIAVSYFEL; from the coding sequence ATGCATACATTGTTAGTTGTTCTTTTAGTGATCGTCAGCATTGGTCTTATTGGAGTCGTTCTTCTTCAATCAGGCAAGAGTGCTGGTCTATCCGGCGCGATTTCCGGCGGCGCTGAGCAATTGTTCGGCAAGCAAAAGGCAAGAGGTCTTGACCTTGTGCTGCACCGTGTCACAATCGTGTTGTCTGTTCTGTTTTTTGTTTTGACTATTGCCGTTTCTTATTTCGAACTATAA
- a CDS encoding capping complex subunit for YIEGIA, with amino-acid sequence MGRESSAKPSYEILAVVTLHKERILGGSQLTLLAENEEQQKLMVQDVAKAMKADVVQMKSGDYLVLRV; translated from the coding sequence ATGGGAAGAGAATCTTCAGCCAAACCTAGTTATGAGATACTCGCAGTTGTCACTTTACACAAGGAAAGGATACTGGGAGGCAGCCAGCTTACCCTGTTGGCTGAGAATGAAGAGCAGCAGAAGTTGATGGTTCAGGATGTGGCCAAAGCAATGAAAGCTGATGTCGTTCAGATGAAAAGTGGAGATTATTTAGTGTTGAGAGTTTAA
- a CDS encoding alpha/beta hydrolase encodes MRKLVPRPFTFKAGKRAVLLLHGFTGNSADVRMLGRFLEGKGYTCHAPVFKGHGVPPEELIHTGPEDWWQDALEGYEFLKSEGYEEIAVAGLSLGGVLSLKLGYTKPLKGIVPMCAPMHLKTEELMYRGVLEYAREYKRMEGKPEEQIEAEVKELEQKSMATLKDLQELIKEVRGSIDLIYTPTFVVQARNDVIIDPDSANIIHDNIESEHKKLKWYEESGHVITLDKERDQLHEDVYEFLESLNWKE; translated from the coding sequence ATGAGAAAGTTAGTGCCAAGACCTTTTACATTTAAAGCTGGAAAAAGAGCGGTATTGCTGTTGCATGGATTCACCGGTAATTCTGCGGATGTCAGGATGCTGGGCCGTTTTTTAGAAGGAAAAGGATATACATGCCATGCACCTGTATTTAAAGGACATGGAGTGCCGCCTGAAGAATTGATACATACAGGCCCTGAAGATTGGTGGCAGGATGCGCTTGAGGGCTACGAATTTCTGAAAAGCGAAGGATATGAGGAGATAGCTGTGGCAGGTTTGTCGCTGGGTGGAGTCCTTTCGCTGAAGCTTGGATATACCAAGCCACTCAAGGGAATCGTGCCAATGTGCGCGCCGATGCATCTTAAGACGGAAGAATTGATGTACCGCGGTGTACTCGAGTATGCACGTGAATATAAGAGAATGGAAGGCAAGCCTGAGGAGCAAATCGAGGCGGAAGTAAAGGAACTCGAACAGAAATCAATGGCTACGCTAAAAGACCTTCAAGAGCTGATCAAGGAGGTCCGTGGCAGCATTGACCTGATTTATACGCCAACCTTTGTGGTTCAGGCAAGGAACGACGTCATCATCGACCCTGATAGTGCGAATATCATTCATGACAATATCGAGTCTGAACATAAGAAACTCAAATGGTATGAAGAGTCAGGCCATGTCATCACACTTGATAAAGAACGTGATCAGCTGCACGAAGATGTTTACGAGTTTCTTGAGTCATTAAATTGGAAAGAATAA
- a CDS encoding YIEGIA family protein, with the protein MKEGIISSEHIVMIITAICVGTLARVLTIKEDFRQYPSYPNGYMIHLVTGFVASALGAVAIPALMTKNFVAVTFLTLAIQQFRDVRKSERESLKDVENTEYAYRGDAYIDGIAKTFEARNYFSLIVSFLTALTIQIVDSESKLINILSGIIVGAIGFYILKRFSKGKTIGDIAEVEEGKIEVKGSELFVDGIYVTNLLGSENAAKMFEKEGMAVVIYPHEEHFRIALDNFGQRQAALFEATRALGVKRYHFTRKEYEKGRIVVTLVPIIKDKDKLIEAVKKTPLLESTKKSHAVMKTNLVGKE; encoded by the coding sequence ATGAAAGAAGGAATAATATCATCTGAGCATATCGTTATGATCATTACGGCTATTTGTGTTGGGACATTGGCTCGGGTCCTCACGATAAAAGAAGATTTCAGGCAATATCCGAGCTATCCGAATGGATATATGATCCATCTAGTCACTGGGTTCGTTGCTTCTGCCCTTGGTGCAGTTGCCATTCCAGCGCTAATGACCAAAAACTTTGTCGCAGTGACATTTCTGACGCTTGCCATCCAACAGTTCCGGGATGTGAGAAAGTCTGAAAGAGAAAGTTTGAAAGATGTAGAAAACACCGAGTATGCTTATCGTGGAGACGCGTATATCGACGGAATAGCAAAGACATTCGAAGCAAGAAATTATTTTTCTTTGATTGTTTCTTTTTTGACGGCTCTCACGATTCAAATTGTGGATAGTGAATCGAAATTAATCAATATCCTTTCAGGGATAATTGTGGGTGCAATCGGATTTTACATATTAAAAAGATTTTCTAAAGGCAAAACAATAGGAGATATTGCTGAAGTAGAAGAAGGAAAGATTGAAGTGAAAGGGTCGGAATTGTTTGTAGATGGAATTTATGTGACAAACCTGTTAGGTTCTGAGAATGCTGCTAAGATGTTTGAAAAAGAAGGAATGGCTGTGGTGATTTATCCTCATGAGGAACATTTTCGGATCGCTTTGGATAACTTCGGACAAAGGCAGGCTGCGCTTTTTGAAGCTACAAGGGCATTGGGGGTTAAGCGATATCATTTTACAAGGAAGGAATACGAAAAAGGAAGAATTGTTGTTACGCTTGTACCTATCATTAAAGACAAGGATAAGCTGATTGAAGCTGTTAAAAAGACTCCTTTACTTGAAAGTACGAAAAAAAGCCATGCAGTCATGAAAACAAATCTTGTCGGAAAGGAATAA
- the rnr gene encoding ribonuclease R — protein sequence MDENIKGHIDRLLHYMKDEAYKPLTVQELESAFGIEDSSTFKDFVKALVVMEEKGLVVRTRSDRYGLPEKMNLVRGRYSAHAKGFAFVITEEQGMDDIFIPPNETSNAMNGDTVLVRVSSDSSGQRREGTVVRILERGVSQIVGTYTESKHFGFVIPDDKKFTSDIFIPKEAGMGAVEGHKVVVKLTSYPEGRKSAEGEVVAILGHKNDPGVDILSVIHKHGLPLEFPQEVMEQANNAPDQIKESEIANRRDLRDEVIVTIDGADAKDLDDAVQVTRLENGNYKLGVHIADVTYYVTEDSPIDREAEERGTSVYLVDRVIPMIPHRLSNGICSLNPKVDRLTLSCNMEISPDGQVVDHEIYQSVIKTTERMTYFDVNRILVDQDEETRSRYESLVPMFEMMEELAAILRKKRMERGAIDFDFKESKVLVDEEGHPTDVVLRERSVAEKLIEEFMLAANETVAEHFHWLDVPFIYRIHEDPKEDKLRKFFEFITNFGYIVKGSANSVHPRALQEIIEEVQGKPEEMVVGTVMLRSMQQAKYYPESLGHFGLSTEFYTHFTSPIRRYPDLIVHRLIRTYLIEGKLDQATKEKWNAMLPDIAEHSSNMERRAVEAERETDELKKAEYMEDKVGTEYDGIISSVTNFGMFVELPNTIEGLVHVSYMTDDYYRFDERQMAMIGERTGNVFRIGDEITVRVINVNKDERSIDFEIVGMKGTPRRERPAAPKVFKTGSSEKKPRRGKEEEGKRGGRGSGGRESGGGRNGSGSGSGPKPKNKKKKFFENAPAAKRKSKKRK from the coding sequence ATGGATGAGAATATTAAAGGCCATATAGACAGGCTATTGCATTATATGAAGGATGAAGCTTACAAGCCGCTTACTGTCCAGGAGCTGGAAAGTGCCTTTGGAATCGAGGACTCCTCGACATTCAAGGATTTCGTCAAGGCGCTGGTGGTGATGGAAGAGAAGGGGCTTGTTGTCAGGACACGCAGTGACCGCTACGGCCTTCCGGAAAAAATGAATCTTGTGCGCGGCCGTTACAGTGCGCATGCGAAGGGATTTGCTTTTGTCATTACTGAGGAACAGGGCATGGATGATATCTTCATTCCGCCGAATGAAACGAGCAATGCGATGAACGGGGATACGGTCCTTGTTCGCGTATCGTCGGACAGCTCAGGCCAGCGCCGCGAAGGGACAGTCGTGCGCATCCTGGAAAGAGGAGTGTCGCAGATTGTCGGCACTTATACCGAGAGTAAGCACTTCGGTTTCGTGATTCCTGATGATAAAAAATTTACGAGTGACATCTTCATTCCAAAAGAAGCTGGAATGGGTGCAGTCGAAGGGCATAAGGTTGTTGTCAAGCTGACGAGCTATCCTGAGGGCCGTAAGAGTGCAGAGGGAGAGGTCGTTGCCATCCTTGGCCATAAAAATGATCCAGGCGTCGATATCCTATCTGTCATTCATAAGCATGGATTGCCGCTGGAATTCCCGCAAGAGGTCATGGAACAGGCGAATAATGCCCCAGACCAGATCAAGGAGAGCGAAATCGCAAACCGCCGAGACCTGCGTGATGAAGTCATTGTCACGATTGATGGCGCAGATGCGAAGGACTTGGATGATGCTGTCCAGGTCACAAGGCTTGAAAACGGCAATTACAAGCTCGGCGTTCATATTGCCGATGTTACTTACTATGTAACTGAAGATTCACCGATTGACCGGGAAGCAGAAGAACGCGGGACGAGTGTCTATCTAGTAGATCGCGTCATCCCAATGATTCCGCACCGCTTATCAAACGGAATCTGTTCCTTGAATCCGAAGGTCGATCGACTCACGCTGTCTTGTAATATGGAGATCTCTCCTGACGGCCAGGTGGTAGACCATGAAATTTACCAGAGTGTCATAAAGACAACGGAGCGAATGACGTATTTTGATGTGAACAGGATTCTCGTTGATCAAGACGAAGAAACCCGCTCACGTTACGAATCTCTTGTTCCGATGTTTGAGATGATGGAAGAGCTTGCTGCTATTCTTCGTAAAAAAAGGATGGAAAGAGGCGCCATCGATTTTGATTTTAAAGAATCAAAGGTACTGGTTGATGAGGAAGGCCACCCAACAGATGTCGTCCTGCGAGAGCGGTCTGTCGCTGAAAAGCTAATCGAGGAATTCATGCTGGCTGCGAACGAAACAGTCGCTGAGCATTTCCACTGGCTGGATGTTCCGTTCATCTACCGTATCCACGAAGATCCAAAAGAAGATAAGCTGCGAAAGTTTTTCGAGTTCATCACGAACTTTGGCTATATCGTGAAAGGGTCGGCCAATTCTGTCCACCCAAGGGCGTTACAGGAAATCATCGAAGAAGTCCAGGGCAAGCCTGAAGAAATGGTTGTCGGGACTGTCATGCTTCGTTCGATGCAGCAGGCAAAATATTATCCAGAAAGCCTCGGACACTTTGGTCTTTCAACAGAGTTCTACACGCACTTCACATCGCCAATCCGACGTTATCCTGACTTGATTGTCCATCGCTTGATCAGGACTTACTTGATCGAAGGCAAGCTGGACCAGGCGACGAAGGAAAAATGGAATGCCATGCTGCCTGATATTGCCGAGCATTCATCGAACATGGAACGCCGCGCGGTTGAAGCAGAACGTGAGACCGACGAGCTGAAAAAAGCGGAATACATGGAAGACAAGGTTGGGACAGAATACGATGGCATCATTAGCTCTGTCACGAACTTTGGGATGTTCGTCGAGCTTCCGAACACAATCGAAGGTCTTGTCCATGTCAGCTACATGACAGATGATTACTACCGCTTCGACGAACGCCAGATGGCAATGATCGGCGAGCGTACGGGGAATGTCTTCAGAATTGGGGACGAAATCACTGTCCGTGTCATCAATGTCAACAAAGATGAGCGCTCCATCGACTTCGAAATCGTCGGCATGAAGGGCACGCCAAGACGAGAACGCCCTGCGGCACCAAAGGTCTTCAAAACTGGCAGCAGCGAGAAGAAGCCGCGCCGCGGAAAAGAAGAAGAAGGCAAACGCGGAGGCAGAGGTTCTGGCGGAAGAGAATCAGGAGGCGGCAGAAACGGCTCCGGTTCAGGTTCAGGTCCAAAACCAAAGAACAAAAAGAAAAAGTTCTTTGAGAATGCCCCCGCTGCAAAGCGTAAATCAAAAAAGAGAAAATAG
- a CDS encoding LAGLIDADG family homing endonuclease — protein MKIWEASYIAGIIDGEGSITLTRMHKHEHRRPMITIPSTDKELLVYIHSIIGGVINNKKNYKPDTHKNSYTLSVKNKIDVLSTLRYIHPFLRIERKRLRAQWILEHYESVTPRNGKYRPEMLVAKKEFENFFFTI, from the coding sequence ATGAAAATTTGGGAAGCTAGCTATATTGCTGGCATTATAGATGGGGAAGGCAGCATTACATTAACAAGAATGCATAAACACGAACATCGCCGACCGATGATTACAATTCCATCGACAGATAAAGAACTTTTGGTGTATATCCATTCTATTATTGGAGGAGTTATTAATAATAAGAAAAATTATAAACCAGATACCCATAAGAATTCTTACACATTAAGCGTAAAAAATAAAATTGACGTATTATCTACATTAAGATACATACACCCTTTTTTAAGAATTGAACGGAAAAGGCTACGTGCCCAATGGATATTGGAGCATTATGAGTCGGTTACACCTCGAAACGGAAAGTATAGACCAGAAATGTTAGTAGCTAAAAAGGAATTTGAGAATTTTTTCTTTACTATTTAA
- the eno gene encoding phosphopyruvate hydratase encodes MPFITDVYAREVLDSRGNPTVEVEVFTESGAFGRALVPSGASTGEYEAVELRDGDKSRYLGKGVLKAVDNVNEIIAPFLVGEEFNVLDQNGIDMALIELDGTENKGKLGANAILGVSMAVAHAAADYLDLPLYQYLGGFNSKQLPVPMMNIVNGGEHADNNVDIQEFMVMPVGAENFREALRMGAEIFHSLKSVLKEKGLNTAVGDEGGFAPNLGSNEEALQTIVTAIEKAGYKPGEQIMLAMDAASSEFFNKEDGKYHLSGEGVVKTSAEMVDWYEEMASKYPIISIEDGLDENDWEGHKLLTERLGGKVQLVGDDLFVTNTKKLSQGIEQGVGNSILIKVNQIGTLTETFDAIEMAQRAGYTAVISHRSGETEDSTIADIAVATNAGQIKTGAPSRTDRVAKYNQLLRIEDQLGETARFNGIKSFYNLKK; translated from the coding sequence ATGCCATTCATTACAGACGTATACGCACGCGAAGTATTAGATTCCCGCGGTAACCCAACAGTTGAGGTAGAAGTATTCACAGAGTCTGGCGCATTCGGACGCGCGCTAGTTCCAAGTGGTGCTTCAACTGGTGAATACGAAGCAGTTGAACTTCGTGACGGCGACAAAAGCCGCTACCTTGGAAAAGGTGTTTTAAAAGCTGTTGATAACGTGAACGAAATCATCGCACCATTCTTGGTAGGCGAAGAGTTCAACGTCCTTGACCAAAACGGTATCGATATGGCGCTAATCGAGTTAGATGGAACTGAAAACAAAGGCAAGCTGGGCGCTAACGCAATTCTAGGCGTATCCATGGCTGTTGCACATGCTGCCGCAGACTACCTTGACCTTCCTTTATACCAATACCTTGGCGGATTCAACTCCAAGCAGCTTCCAGTTCCAATGATGAACATCGTTAACGGCGGCGAGCATGCTGACAACAACGTGGACATCCAGGAATTCATGGTTATGCCTGTTGGCGCTGAGAACTTCCGTGAAGCACTTCGCATGGGTGCGGAAATCTTCCACAGCCTGAAGTCAGTTTTAAAAGAAAAAGGCTTGAACACAGCTGTAGGTGACGAAGGCGGATTCGCTCCGAACCTTGGATCAAACGAAGAAGCGCTTCAAACAATCGTAACGGCTATTGAAAAAGCAGGCTACAAGCCAGGCGAGCAAATCATGCTAGCTATGGATGCTGCATCTTCTGAGTTCTTCAACAAAGAAGACGGCAAGTACCACCTTTCTGGTGAAGGCGTAGTTAAAACGTCTGCAGAAATGGTAGACTGGTACGAAGAAATGGCTTCTAAATACCCAATCATCTCAATCGAAGACGGCTTGGATGAAAACGACTGGGAAGGCCACAAGCTATTGACTGAGCGCCTTGGCGGAAAAGTTCAGCTTGTTGGTGACGACCTGTTCGTAACTAACACGAAGAAGCTTTCACAAGGTATCGAGCAAGGCGTTGGCAACTCAATCCTGATCAAAGTCAACCAAATCGGTACTTTGACAGAAACTTTCGACGCAATCGAAATGGCACAGCGCGCAGGTTACACTGCAGTCATCTCTCACCGTTCTGGTGAAACAGAAGATTCAACAATCGCTGACATTGCTGTTGCAACGAACGCTGGCCAAATCAAGACTGGTGCTCCATCACGTACAGACCGTGTAGCGAAGTACAACCAGCTTCTTCGCATCGAAGACCAGCTTGGCGAAACAGCTCGCTTCAACGGAATCAAATCTTTCTACAACCTTAAGAAGTAA
- the smpB gene encoding SsrA-binding protein SmpB has protein sequence MPKGEGKVVAQNKKANHDYFIEETYEAGVVLQGTEIKSIRNGRVQLKDSYAKVHNGELFLYNLHISPYEQGNRYNHDPLRTRKLLLHKRQIAQLIGETKEAGYALVPLKIYLKNGYAKVLIGLGKGKKNYDKRETLKKKEASRDIERAFRERQKM, from the coding sequence ATGCCAAAAGGAGAGGGAAAAGTCGTCGCGCAAAATAAAAAAGCGAACCATGACTATTTCATCGAAGAAACGTATGAAGCCGGAGTCGTCCTCCAGGGAACAGAGATCAAATCGATCCGTAACGGGCGCGTCCAGCTGAAGGATTCATACGCTAAAGTCCATAATGGTGAACTGTTCTTATATAATCTGCACATCAGTCCATATGAGCAGGGAAACCGTTATAACCATGACCCGCTGCGCACAAGGAAGCTTTTGCTTCACAAGCGTCAAATCGCCCAGCTGATTGGTGAAACGAAGGAAGCTGGTTATGCGCTTGTGCCATTGAAGATTTACCTGAAGAACGGATACGCAAAGGTTTTAATCGGTCTCGGTAAGGGTAAAAAGAACTACGACAAGCGTGAGACGCTGAAGAAGAAGGAAGCAAGCAGAGATATCGAGCGTGCATTCCGTGAGCGCCAGAAAATGTAA
- a CDS encoding polysaccharide deacetylase family protein has translation MKRVTIAAILMMFFTMNTVGIASATPSSVKRAKFEKTGHVFWDLPVEEKLVAFTFDDGPDPTFTPQILDALKKYDAKATFFIIGEEAERYPEIVKRQAAEGHEIGNHTYRHRFRDGYSPVLLKRELDKNAEVIKELTGIKPSLFRPIAGYYDKEIVDTAIEGGYNVILWSWHQETRDWSRPGAAKITQNVISDTRPGDVIIFHDAGGDRSQTVKAVEDILANLYKNGYQCTTVSDLLYRSNSLLPAPLR, from the coding sequence ATGAAAAGGGTTACCATAGCTGCTATCTTAATGATGTTTTTCACGATGAATACAGTCGGGATTGCATCAGCCACACCTTCCTCAGTAAAACGAGCAAAATTCGAAAAGACTGGCCATGTGTTCTGGGATCTCCCTGTGGAAGAGAAGCTTGTGGCGTTTACGTTCGATGACGGGCCTGATCCGACCTTCACTCCGCAAATCCTTGACGCTCTGAAGAAGTACGATGCGAAGGCTACTTTTTTTATCATTGGCGAAGAGGCAGAAAGATACCCGGAAATCGTTAAACGGCAGGCAGCTGAAGGGCACGAAATCGGAAATCACACCTACAGGCACCGTTTCCGGGATGGCTATTCCCCAGTGTTGCTCAAAAGGGAACTGGATAAAAACGCGGAGGTTATCAAAGAACTCACTGGTATCAAACCCTCTCTGTTCCGCCCAATCGCCGGCTATTATGATAAGGAAATCGTTGATACCGCGATTGAAGGGGGCTACAATGTCATCCTCTGGTCATGGCATCAGGAAACTCGGGACTGGAGCCGGCCGGGAGCCGCTAAGATCACGCAAAATGTCATATCCGATACACGTCCAGGCGACGTGATTATTTTTCATGATGCCGGGGGAGACCGTTCGCAAACAGTGAAGGCGGTGGAAGATATATTGGCCAACTTATATAAAAACGGCTATCAATGCACAACCGTTTCGGACCTGCTTTACAGATCCAATTCACTGCTTCCTGCACCATTGCGTTAA